In Sphaeramia orbicularis chromosome 7, fSphaOr1.1, whole genome shotgun sequence, one genomic interval encodes:
- the LOC115422168 gene encoding serine/threonine-protein kinase WNK2 isoform X9: MDVEGDSKSEAHPTPKYPSVPNSQRELAINMYEAMGDGNVNLEDSSAVVRGGSDPSAYPSSSSYQKNVHQRFIRRSLWFSDADEQAFEAPECDNRSKVLNINLRTIVDRTRGTSCGIQEGSSTESQGGQKDSATESVSADEEKEKGGDALNVTCSGKSAIKAASEENEEEAEMKAVSTSPGGRFLKFDIELGRGSFKTVYKGLDTETWVEVAWCELQDRKLSKVERQRFKEEAEMLKGLQHPNIVRFYDFWESSLKGKKCIVLVTELMTSGTLKTYLKRFKVMKPKVLRSWCRQILKGLHFLHTRTPPIIHRDLKCDNIFITGPTGSVKIGDLGLATLKAASFAKSVIGTPEFMAPEMYEEHYDEAVDVYAFGMCMLEMATSEYPYSECQNAAQIYRKVTSGVKPASYNKVMDPEIKEIIGECICQKKEERYTIKDLLNHAFFAEDTGVRVELAEEDDGKKVSIALKLWVEDHKKLKGKYKESGAIEFTFDLEKEVPEVVAQEMVESGFFHESDAKTVGKSIRDRVALIKWRRERTVSAAVPLDQSEGGHRVQMTPSQGISAGVAHVGQPLLPDSEDPEADQHRLRNLPTSATSVTSDGTLDSGTGSTVYSDSHSSQQSVLYQSLLEPITMATQQASSAGHQNQPSVQGLPSSSNTAVHTPLQYIQPGQSYSAVPYGGHSSAAAPAPNNICSVNIQQTNNAASYTPPNVQQCPAVPQHVQSYQAPGQQQQQGAGQSSSFPVPIQQTCQTYMAPTQQVQSSSGYPNPAQQLSAAASLTVQQPAQSYPVASAAPTLAASAQCHPAQAPSSLQHVQATVQLQSQQPGQSSCTPALNSQQIPIQQEHQQSPPQNAQSSIQQQQQAGQGLISIPPNLQHSQETASTIHQQKTQQPVLQSLQSSTRQQELTPALQQHSQTSLQPPVPQQSQDLSQTAVQTPAPQPHPTASSAINVAAPHQSYPAAGLPDAASQTYAHSSLSGLQQQTAPAQSQYLPAQSNAASQTYGGASQLVTPQGISAASQHSQAAHISQQFQPNLCFAAFLNQNIAAGQHISQLGQDGQSYGLNVKQAASSAPSQPLPSQASVHQQLQPLQISSSLQTTHQSQFPSQYPTVQVLPAVTDCESSYPHCSVPHPSTSSSLNPIFLSPGQTLPVTPSVSPLSPLLIENIFTPSIPVSLIPSPTPVMGKVGPTSPQHHSTTAMLQSVRSDVSIPQPTFISPLPTHPLHAHTASVQNTHPPKNGSTQSLIQQVPQQNPVGPPGLVPPSHTVQASQLTQPAVSSSPVQIGSETGAVTTATQLDNKNPCQLPPQNQSQTHIQSQIPALHPSESQNASSGSASLTQQKQHSAVTGAVGQGPAETTVEDQAAEKHSAGQSYDSVNSDATSGKEMSDGYEGTHGSKGEGKVRKHHRRSTRTRSRQEKISRPKLSMLNVCNTGDKMVECQLETHNHKMVTFKFDLDGDAPEEIATYMVENDFILPLEKEVFIEQLKDIVEKAEDMLSEDTEGERSSDQGGSPKQSDGAGILGAEGLKATAPSSPQLVYQQNVLHTGKRWFIICPVDETPMFDKEKTTPQTSTAHESEKPVLSSARSNSSVAAVSTPAASLSSQSPSPSSLPSAAQSSVQPQDQNVGKARVQQPQPCVTKHNLAAAGVSHNTSLPAEEPCISAVSMVTEMPCCAIVPPVSLEVNASDKGAAGGLASSQTNQPNLKTSPTGELPPQVASHQSVVLQQPYAASMQPVTSQPQSPAHQSSQASQSSQVSTQQQSAASGGPGESDSEGPRRVEFVDRTIKTLDEKLRNLLYQEHAPAQSCSSTSDPQASTTEGVSATPVSDSQSTEGALTKKKAELLPQIPERTDAVGALSDSALAATNRVSSRRDATSTSSSCGSKSRFQIIPTPPDVICHLEKSKTSHSTCSSAAPSSGSGGSHSLTKGPGKTEKDGMLVGKSSVSAAPDDENAETSKPHSNRYSAPPNFYQATPTSSPDSTPCHIPRAQTIDTSTPRHYHHSSHLYSDSADEESSSIALPPHPTPPAHALSEHSGSDLMKRAVAFLRRTGRSKSEQSADSPSRQPVAMNGHAPSPSAGHAQSSYISSDNDSEFEDADMRKELQKLREKHMKEISELQAFQRSEIEHLYKELGKTLPPNVGLLHAAPPSGRRRRASKHKLKAGKLLNPMVQQLRNNLNTNSVERKGESAASSSGSPAKSSVLSDGSAHSSGSSSSGSQPSTAPEQVHTQQPCSLKGSFSSDNIYAGLHGDRMASQANVAQGWTVYHQTSERVTYKSSSKPRTRFLSGPVSLSIWSTLKRLCLGKERSSRSSLNTPAAQTASHQTPTSLTTATPSPQPITRLAQVQTNNSNNKRGTFTDDLHKLVDDWTKETVAAAHQPRPSLNQIKQQRLRQELDGRAPPRGAASHEMKCRVGSSKFQLPLSCPLTSTLGPGMPKALAPNASAVPPPGYLLPSGSYGGMVPNPLYPPQWPGLPSPVGSVGPVGLLGAARMMPYVTMANPGIQAYPLVMHNAENGACPKTTRTT, encoded by the exons ATGGATGTGGAGGGTGATTCTAAATCAGAAGCCCACCCCACACCCAAATACCCCTCTGTGCCCAACTCCCAACGCGAACTGGCCATAAATATGTATGAGGCCATGGGTGATGGGAATGTCAATCTCGAGGACTCCTCTGCAGTAGTGAGAGGTGGGAGCGACCCCAGTGCGTACCCTTCATCATCCAGTTATCAGAAGAATGTGCATCAGAGATTCATCAGGAGAAGTCTGTGGTTCTCGGATGCGGACGAGCAGGCCTTTGAGGCTCCTGAGTGTGATAACAGGAGTAAGGTCCTCAACATAAACCTGCGGACAATAGTTGACAGGACACGAGGGACTAGTTGTGGGATACAGGAGGGTTCTAGTACTGAAAGTCAAGGTGGGCAAAAAGACAGTGCAACAGAAAGTGTCAGTGCTgatgaggagaaggagaaagGTGGAGATGCGTTGAATGTTACGTGCAGTGGTAAAAGTGCTATCAAAGCAGCCAGCGAGGAGAATGAGGAGGAGGCAGAGATGAAGGCAGTTTCCACATCTCCAGGGGGAAGGTTCCTCAAATTTGACATTGAGCTAGGAAGAGGGTCATTTAAGACTGTCTACAAAGGCCTGGATACCGAAACTTGGGTGGAAGTTGCCTGGTGTGAATTGCAG GATCGTAAGCTGTCAAAAGTGGAGAGACAGCGCTTTAAGGAGGAGGCAGAGATGTTGAAGGGTCTTCAGCATCCCAACATTGTACGTTTCTATGACTTTTGGGAGTCATCCCTCAAAGGAAAGAAATGTATTGTTTTAGTGACAGAACTCATGACATCAGGAACACTAAAAAC CTATCTCAAGCGTTTCAAGGTGATGAAGCCCAAGGTGCTGAGGAGCTGGTGTCGACAGATCCTGAAAGGCCTACATTTTCTCCATACTAGGACCCCTCCCATCATACATAGGGACCTCAAATGCGATAACATCTTTATCACCGGACCTACTGGCTCAGTCAAGATTGGTGATTTAGGACTGGCGACACTGAAGGCAGCTTCCTTTGCCAAAAGTGTCATTG GCACCCCAGAGTTCATGGCTCCAGAGATGTATGAGGAGCACTATGATGAGGCAGTTGATGTCTATGCCTTTGGGATGTGTATGCTGGAGATGGCCACCTCAGAATACCCCTACTCCGAGTGTCAAAATGCTGCTCAGATTTACCGCAAAGTTACTAGC GGAGTAAAACCGGCCAGCTACAACAAGGTCATGGATCCTGAAATCAAGGAGATTATTGGGGAGTGTATCTGCCAAAAGAAAGAGGAGCG CTACACCATCAAAGACCTGTTGAACCATGCCTTCTTTGCTGAGGACACAGGCGTTAGGGTGGAGCTAGCTGAGGAGGATGATGGGAAAAAGGTTTCAATAGCCCTGAAACTGTGGGTAGAAGACCACAAGAAGTTAAAAGGGAAATACAAGGAGAGTGGAGCCATCGAGTTTACTTTTGACTTGGAAAAGGAGGTCCCTGAAGTTGTGGCACAAGAGATG GTGGAGTCTGGCTTCTTCCACGAGAGTGATGCTAAGACTGTGGGAAAGTCGATCAGGGATCGTGTGGCACTGATCAAATGGAGGAGAGAGAGAACTGTGTCTGCTGCAGTTCCACTGGATCAGAGTGAAGGAGGCCACAGGGTTCAGATGACCCCATCTCAGGGCATCTCTGCTGGGGTTGCACATGTAGGACAGCCCCTTTTGCCTGATTCAGAAGACCCAGAGGCAGACCAGCACAGGCTGCGGAACCTACCAACCAGTGCTACATCAGTGACAT CCGACGGCACACTTGACAGTGGCACAGGCTCTACTGTGTACTCAGATTCACATAGCAGCCAACAGAGTGTCCTCTACCAGTCCCTGTTGGAGCCTATCACTATGGCAACACAGCAG GCTAGTTCTGCAGGTCACCAGAATCAGCCATCTGTCCAGGGCCTGCCTTCTTCATCCAACACAGCAGTGCACACACCTCTGCAGTACATCCAGCCTGGACAGAGTTACTCTGCTGTTCCTTATGGTGGCCATTCAAGTGCTGCAGCACCAGCTCCTAACAATATTTGTTCAGTCAACATCCAGCAAACAAATAATGCTGCTAGCTACACCCCTCCTAATGTGCAACAGTGCCCAGCAGTACCCCAACATGTGCAAAGCTACCAAGCGCCAGGTCAACAACAGCAACAGGGAGCAGGACAAAGCTCTTCATTTCCTGTACCGATCCAGCAAACGTGTCAGACTTACATGGCTCCAACACAACAGGTTCAGTCTTCATCAGGATATCCTAATCCTGCTCAGCAACTGAGTGCAGCAGCTAGTCTGACAGTACAGCAGCCAGCACAAAGCTATCCTGTTGCATCTGCAGCACCAACATTGGCAGCCTCAGCTCAGTGTCATCCGGCACAGGCTCCCAGCTCACTGCAGCACGTCCAAGCCACAGTCCAACTGCAGAGTCAGCAGCCTGGCCAGAGCTCATGCACACCAGCACTTAACAGCCAACAGATACCTATTCAGCAAGAGCACCAACAGTCTCCACCACAAAATGCTCAGTCCAGTATTCAACAACAGCAACAAGCTGGGCAAGGCTTAATATCTATTCCGCCTAATCTCCAGCATAGCCAAGAAACTGCATCAACTATACAccaacaaaagacacaacagcCTGTCCTGCAAAGCCTGCAGTCTTCTACACGGCAACAAGAACTCACACCAGCTCTGCAACAGCACAGTCAGACATCTCTGCAGCCTCCAGTTCCACAGCAGAGCCAGGATTTATCCCAGACTGCAGTTCAGACTCCTGCTCCCCAGCCCCATCCAACAGCATCCTCGGCTATAAATGTTGCAGCTCCACATCAGAGTTACCCTGCTGCAGGCCTACCTGATGCTGCATCTCAGACCTATGCACATTCCTCCCTCAGTGGGCTGCAGCAGCAGACTGCTCCAGCTCAGAGCCAGTACCTGCCTGCACAGTCTAATGCTGCTTCACAGACTTATGGAGGAGCCAGCCAGTTAGTGACTCCCCAAGGCATTTCAGCTGCTTCCCAGCATAGCCAGGCTGCACACATATCACAACAG TTTCAACCCAATCTTTGCTTCGCTGCTTTCCTGAATCAG AATATTGCTGCTGGTCAACACATTTCACAACTAGGACAAGACGGACAGAGCTATGGGCTGAATGTCAAACAGGCAGCTTCCAGTGCACCATCCCAGCCTCTACCTTCTCAGGCTTCTGTCCACCAACAGCTCCAACCTCTGCAGATTTCATCTTCTTTACAAACAACACACCAGTCCCAG TTCCCTTCACAGTATCCCACAGTCCAGGTGTTGCCAGCTGTGACTGACTGTGAATCATCTTACCCTCACTGCTCTGTCCCCCACCCTTCAACCTCCTCTTCTCTCAATCCCATTTTCTTGTCTCCTGGCCAAACTCTTCCTGTAACTCCTTCTGTCTCTCCCCTTTCCCCCCTACTCATTGAAAACATTTTCACTCCATCAATTCCGGTTTCACTCATACCATCTCCCACACCTGTGATGGGTAAAGTGGGACCCACTTCTCCTCAGCACCACTCCACCACTGCCATGTTGCAGAGTGTTAGATCTGATGTTTCCATTCCACAACCTACATTTATTTCACCATTACCCACACACCCACTGCACGCACACACTGCCTCGGTCCAGAACACACACCCTCCCAAAAACGGAAGCACTCAGTCCCTGATACAG CAGGTTCCCCAGCAGAACCCCGTTGGCCCCCCTGGGCTTGTCCCCCCTTCCCACACAGTCCAGGCTTCTCAGCTTACACAACCAGCAGTGTCCTCTTCACCCGTGCAGATTGGCTCTGAGACAGGAGCTGTAACCACTGCTACCCAGCTGGACAATAAGAATCCATGCCAGCTGCCCCCACAGAACCAGAGTCAGACTCATATTCAGAGCCAGATTCCTGCACTGCACCCTTCTGAGTCTCAGAATGCATCATCAGGATCTGCCAGTTTGACTCAGCAGAAACAGCATAGTGCTGTGACAGGAGCTGTTGGTCAGGGTCCAGCAGAGACCACTGTGGAG GATCAAGCTGCAGAGAAACACTCAGCAGGACAGAGCTATGACAG TGTCAACTCGGATGCTACTTCAGGAAAAGAGATGAGTGATGGTTATGAGGGGACACATGGAAGCAAAGGCGAGGGGAAAGTCCGCAAACACCACCGCAGATCTACACGTACTCGCTCTCGACAGGAGAAGATTAGCAGGCCAAAGCTCAGCATGCTCAAC GTGTGTAACACTGGGGATAAGATGGTAGAGTGTCAGTTGGAAACGCACAACCATAAGATGGTCACTTTCAAGTTTGACTTGGATGGAGATGCACCAGAAGAAATAGCTACATACATG GTGGAAAATGATTTCATTCTGCCGCTGGAAAAAGAGGTGTTTATTGAGCAGCTGAAGGACATTGTGGAAAAGGCTGAGGACATGCTGAGTGAAGACACTGAGGGTGAGAGGAGCTCTGACCAGGGAGGCAGTCCCAAACAAAGTGATGGAGCTGGCATTCTGGGAGCAGAG GGTTTGAAGGCCACTGCACCCAGCTCCCCACAGCTAGTGTACCAGCAAAatg TCCTCCACACTGGCAAACGCTGGTTTATCATCTGTCCAGTGGATGAAACTCCCATGTTCGACAAAGAGAAGACTACACCTCAGACCTCTACAGCCCATG AATCTGAAAAGCCTGTGTTATCATCAGCCAGGTCCAACAGCAGTGTTGCTGCAGTGTCTACCCCAGCTGCATCTTTATCCTCACAGAGCCCGTCCCCCTCCTCTCTGCCCTCTGCAGCCCAGTCATCAGTACAACCTCAGGACCAAAATGTGGGCAAAGCTAGGGTCCAGCAGCCACAGCCCTGTGTAACAAAACATAACCTTGCTGCTGCAGGTGTCAGCCATAACACCTCCCTTCCTGCAGAGGAGCCTTGCATCTCAGCTGTCTCTATGGTAACAGAGATGCCATGCTGTGCTATTGTGCCACCTGTCTCTCTAGAGGTGAATGCCAGTGATAAAGGGGCAGCTGGTGGTTTGGCCTCTTCTCAAACTAATCAGCCTAACCTGAAGACCAGTCCTACTGGAGAACTACCCCCTCAGGTGGCTTCCCATCAATCTGTGGTTCTGCAGCAACCTTACGCTGCATCAATGCAGCCAGTGACGTCCCAGCCCCAAAGTCCAGCCCATCAATCTTCCCAGGCCTCTCAGAGTTCCCAGGTGTCAACCCAGCAGCAGTCAGCAGCAAGTGGTGGACCAGGGGAGTCAGATAGTGAGGGACCACGAAGGGTGGAGTTTGTCGACCGCACCATCAAGACTCTGGATGAGAAACTAAGAAACCTTTTGTACCAGGAGCATGCTCCAGCCCAGTCTTGCAGTTCTACCTCTGACCCCCAGGCCTCCACCACAGAGGGAGTGAGCGCAACACCAGTCTCAGACAGCCAAAGCACCGAGGGAGCACTTACAAAGAAGAAGGCAGAGCTGCTG CCTCAGATACCTGAGCGTACAGATGCTGTGGGTGCACTAAGTGACTCTGCCTTGGCAG CCACTAATAGGGTTTCAAGCAGAAGAGATGCAACTTCCACCTCAAGTTCATGTGGTTCCAAGAGCCGTTTTCAA ATCATCCCCACCCCACCGGATGTTATTTGCCATTTAGAGAAAAGCAAGACGAGCCACAGTACCTGTAGTTCTGCAGCACCCTCTAGTGGTTCTGGAGGGTCTCACAGTCTGACGAAAGGCCCAGGCAAGACTGAGAAAGATGGTATGCTTGTTGGCAAGTCATCTGTATCTGCTGCACCAGATGATGAGAATGCAGAAACCTCCAAACCCCACAGCAACCGTTACTCCGCCCCGCCTAACTTCTACCAGGCCACCCCTACTTCCAGCCCAGATAGCACCCCTTGCCATATTCCCCGTGCCCAGACCATAGACACCTCCACACCTCGCCACTACCACCACTCCTCTCACCTGTACTCTGATTCAGCAGATGAAGAAAGCAGCAGCATAGCCCTCCCTCCCCACCCTACTCCCCCTGCCCATGCCCTGTCTGAACACAGCGGAAGCGACCTCATGAAGAGGGCAGTGGCTTTCCTGCGGCGTACCGGCCGGAGCAAAAGTGAGCAGAGCGCTGATTCACCGAGCCGGCAGCCTGTGGCAATGAACGGTCATGCTCCTTCGCCTTCTGCAGGACATGCCCAGTCATCCTACATTAGCAGTGACAATGATTCTGAGTTTGAGGATGCAGACATGAGGAAAGAACTGCAGAAACTGAGAGAAAA ACACATGAAGGAAATCTCAGAGCTGCAGGCCTTCCAAAGGAGTGAGATTGAGCATCTGTACAAGGAACTGGGTAAAACTCTGCCTCCGAATGTAGGCCTTCTTCATGCTGCACCTCCAAGTGGCCGCAGACGCAGGGCTAGCAAACATAAGCTGAAGGCTGGAAAACTGCTCAATCCAATGGTGCAGCAGCTCAGAAACAACCTCAACACCAACAGTGTTGAGAGAAAAG gtGAGAGTGCTGCCAGTTCTTCTGGCTCTCCTGCTAAAAGTTCAGTTTTATCAGATGGCTCGGCCCACTCCAGTGGAAGCTCCAGCTCTGGCAGTCAGCCCAGCACTGCCCCAGAGCAGGTCCATACCCAACAGCCTTGTTCCTTGAAGGGGTCTTTTTCCTCAGACAACATATATGCTGGTCTACACGGTGACAGAATGGCTTCCCAAGCTAACGTTGCCCAAG GCTGGACGGTTTACCACCAAACGTCAGAGAGAGTCACCTATAAGTCTAGTAGCAAACCACGCACTAGATTCCTCAGTGGACCTGTGTCTCTGTCcatct GGTCCACTCTGAAACGACTATGTCTAGGCAAAGAGCGCAGTAGTA GGTCCTCTCTGAACACGCCTGCAGCTCAGACCGCCTCCCATCAGACGCCGACGTCTCTCACCACAGCCACGCCGTCTCCTCAGCCAATCACACGTCTTGCTCAGGTCCAGACCAACAACAGTAACAACAAGAGGGGCACGTTTACTGACGATCTTCACAAACTAGTGGATGACTGGACGAAAGAGACAGTGGCAGCAGCCCATCAGCCACGCCCCTCCCTCAATCAGATCAAACAGCAGAGACTCCGGCAGGAGCTGGATGGCAGAGCTCCACCCAGAGGAGCAGCTTCACACGAG ATGAAATGCCGTGTTGGATCCAGCAAGTTCCAGCTTCCTCTGTCCTGCCCCCTGACTTCTACTTTAGGTCCAGGTATGCCTAAAGCCCTGGCTCCAAACGCCTCTGCAGTGCCCCCTCCTGGATACCTTTTGCCATCAGGCTCCTATGGCGGGATGGTACCCAACCCTCTTTACCCCCCGCAGTGGCCTGGTTTACCTAGTCCTGTAGGGTCTGTGGGTCCTGTAGGCCTGCTTGGTGCTGCAAGAATGATGCCCTATGTCACAATGGCAAACCCAGGAATCCAAGCCTACCCTCTGGTTATGCACAATGCTGAGAATGGCGCCTGTCCGAAAACCACTAGGACTACTTAA